Proteins encoded by one window of Streptomyces clavuligerus:
- a CDS encoding sigma-70 family RNA polymerase sigma factor translates to MSGDGRDARDEPVGGSGGTDGTAGAESSGLPSPQVPGQGGPVGPRASGGSHAVGAPRGPGGPRPPVDPRIPADPRVPVDPRVPGPGGPGAGTAGRGGAPGGAHGGGPVVPGQGTAGARADDSPGFTADAAAEPREPSVPPQRERAGSGGSDSVLPPPRDTGPSDAELIQRMRAGDDSAYAELFRRHSDAVRRYARSCCRDAHTADDLTAEVFARTLQAVRGGAGPEQAVRAYLLTTVRRVAAGWTRSARREQLVEDFALFAAEAGRAVEVSADMTLDLGADVRAMREAERSLAVQAFRSLPERWQAVLWHTTVEEESPSEVAPLFGLTANATAVLASRAREGLKQAYLQAHVSSALTSGGDCARYADRLGAYARGGLRMRAERGLRKHLEECAKCRLAAGELEHVNAGIPALLPVAVIGWFAAGYSLKAAGIAAGGVAGAAGAGAAAAATGSGATAGGSGGTAAGGAAASEGLGMPAKAGIGALAAVAAAAGLVWALTGSPGEPAEPRAKPPAARTVAPPDPPPPPRPAPPSPKPAPKPPRAVPPPAPKPSPARPSPKPSRSVPPRPTPPEPEPSPPPKPKPRPAPPKPSPRPSPSASAPAPTMYRLSQLRHSHEGDGTGPEVRSGASSWFWQRPGLSIGEVHYRHGATVHGASSVTIDLNRRCSRYEAAVGVDDLMTGWGPARFPVRFSVRFSVYGSSASGKERRLWKSPVVRSGDPAVRLRVPITGRTSIRLVVTPHTQLDTAVLASWAQSGIRCA, encoded by the coding sequence ATGAGCGGTGACGGGCGGGACGCACGGGATGAGCCCGTGGGCGGCTCGGGCGGTACGGACGGCACGGCCGGAGCGGAATCTTCCGGGTTGCCCTCGCCCCAGGTACCGGGGCAGGGCGGGCCCGTCGGCCCCCGTGCGTCCGGTGGTTCCCACGCCGTCGGCGCTCCTCGTGGCCCCGGTGGCCCTCGTCCGCCGGTCGACCCCCGGATACCCGCCGATCCCCGGGTGCCCGTCGATCCCCGGGTGCCCGGTCCCGGTGGGCCGGGTGCCGGGACGGCCGGCCGTGGTGGCGCACCGGGCGGAGCGCATGGGGGCGGGCCCGTGGTACCCGGTCAGGGGACGGCCGGTGCCCGGGCGGACGACTCCCCCGGGTTCACCGCCGACGCCGCGGCGGAGCCCCGGGAGCCCTCCGTTCCGCCGCAGCGGGAGCGGGCCGGGAGCGGGGGAAGCGATTCGGTGCTGCCGCCCCCGCGCGATACCGGGCCGTCCGACGCCGAGCTGATCCAGCGGATGCGCGCCGGTGACGACAGCGCCTACGCGGAGCTGTTCCGGCGTCACTCGGACGCCGTACGACGCTACGCCCGCTCCTGCTGCCGTGACGCCCATACGGCGGACGACCTGACCGCCGAGGTGTTCGCGCGGACGCTCCAGGCCGTGCGCGGCGGCGCGGGGCCCGAGCAGGCGGTACGGGCCTATCTCCTGACCACCGTCCGGCGGGTGGCCGCCGGGTGGACCCGCAGCGCCCGGCGGGAGCAACTCGTCGAGGACTTCGCGCTGTTCGCGGCGGAGGCCGGGCGGGCGGTGGAGGTCTCCGCCGATATGACGCTGGACCTCGGCGCCGATGTGCGGGCCATGCGGGAGGCCGAACGGTCGCTGGCGGTGCAGGCGTTCCGGTCGCTGCCGGAGCGCTGGCAGGCGGTGCTGTGGCACACCACGGTGGAGGAGGAGTCCCCCAGCGAGGTGGCGCCGCTCTTCGGGCTGACCGCGAACGCCACCGCGGTGCTCGCGAGCCGCGCCAGGGAAGGGCTCAAGCAGGCGTATCTCCAGGCGCATGTGAGTTCCGCGCTCACCTCCGGCGGCGACTGCGCGCGCTACGCCGACCGGCTGGGCGCGTACGCCCGGGGCGGGCTGCGGATGCGGGCCGAGCGGGGGCTGCGCAAGCATCTGGAGGAGTGCGCCAAGTGCCGGCTGGCCGCGGGCGAGCTGGAGCACGTCAACGCCGGGATTCCGGCGCTGCTGCCGGTCGCCGTCATCGGCTGGTTCGCGGCGGGCTACTCCCTCAAGGCCGCCGGGATCGCCGCCGGAGGGGTCGCGGGCGCGGCCGGTGCGGGTGCCGCCGCCGCTGCCACGGGCTCGGGGGCGACGGCCGGTGGGTCCGGGGGCACGGCCGCCGGAGGCGCGGCGGCCTCCGAAGGGCTCGGCATGCCCGCGAAGGCGGGCATCGGCGCGCTGGCGGCGGTCGCCGCCGCGGCCGGGCTGGTGTGGGCCCTCACGGGCAGCCCCGGGGAGCCCGCGGAGCCCCGGGCGAAGCCGCCCGCCGCGCGGACCGTCGCACCGCCGGACCCGCCACCGCCGCCGAGGCCCGCACCGCCGTCCCCGAAGCCCGCGCCGAAACCGCCGCGGGCCGTGCCGCCGCCCGCGCCGAAGCCCTCTCCGGCGCGGCCGTCGCCGAAGCCGTCGCGTTCCGTGCCGCCGCGGCCCACCCCCCCGGAGCCGGAGCCGTCCCCGCCGCCGAAGCCGAAACCGAGGCCCGCACCGCCGAAACCGTCGCCGAGGCCGTCGCCCTCGGCGAGCGCACCGGCGCCGACGATGTACCGGCTCAGCCAGTTGCGCCACAGCCATGAGGGCGACGGCACGGGACCCGAGGTGCGCAGCGGTGCGAGCAGTTGGTTCTGGCAGCGGCCCGGGCTGTCGATCGGGGAGGTCCACTACCGGCACGGGGCCACGGTGCACGGCGCGTCGTCCGTCACCATCGATCTCAACCGCCGCTGCTCCCGCTACGAGGCCGCGGTCGGGGTCGACGACCTGATGACGGGCTGGGGCCCGGCGCGCTTCCCGGTGCGTTTCTCCGTGCGTTTCTCCGTGTACGGGAGTTCGGCGTCCGGCAAGGAACGGCGGCTGTGGAAGTCGCCCGTGGTCCGTTCGGGCGACCCGGCCGTCCGGCTCCGGGTGCCGATCACCGGCCGGACCTCCATCCGGCTCGTCGTCACCCCGCACACCCAGCTCGACACGGCGGTACTGGCGAGCTGGGCGCAGTCCGGCATCCGGTGCGCCTGA
- a CDS encoding asparagine synthase-related protein, producing the protein MRWLVGWSGIAADFPTAAAFTDPGTAPAGYIGDADEGRTVQPVGSQLLWGDPDPLWAVGDWRPDEVRVVGLDPAPLPGQFPGSAAPQHGLATGWTRMAVLGCCAASDDELRAGLVTARGGALRHLTSWPGSYLVVVQTAGGTPGQTRGRTTVLGDLAGARPVFHTPWQGGTAYATAALPLADLVEAQLDIGHLAALLACPETPEALGDSTPYEGVRRVPPGHALILREGSREITGYEPVASLAVAGPRIEADRAVDGIRDALLDAVRARLTAPRHAPHALPPDPGPVPGMGPADRRARRGAPAPGIGADLSGGSASGTLALLAAGLPGRPGTVMGHGTGAGERLLAVTYNDLTDEGRAAELERARAIADDPRLHHVVVAAGDEGLPYAGLANAPLTDEPAPSLVLAERHRGRLAAGSADHFSGAGARQVLDAHPARLADLLLDRRRRHLLRPVAALARAEGTSPGSVFVPLTVYRAARRLARTPYRTGLETAADRLAEANRPTGRPSLGPVDASLAALTWSRPGPAARWLTGEALAEVAVRLAEAATRPVVVQRPGEARARAALHRHAAGQRVLEQAAEVRSQRVHTPFLDNQVVRACRDLPESLRVRPGARAEILRTVLGGAGVRALPPGWGTPTHTSSAETARKGLRAALPELMALFDVPLLADAGLVEARVVRKALRAASEGEPLPLDGLADLVATELWLRRLLSRRGTCWTGTAAPRTRAVATGVPPRPSLRS; encoded by the coding sequence ATGCGGTGGTTGGTGGGTTGGAGCGGTATCGCCGCCGACTTCCCCACGGCCGCGGCGTTCACCGACCCCGGCACCGCACCCGCCGGGTACATCGGGGACGCCGACGAGGGCCGCACCGTCCAGCCGGTCGGCTCCCAACTGCTGTGGGGCGACCCCGACCCGCTCTGGGCCGTCGGCGACTGGCGTCCCGACGAGGTCCGTGTCGTCGGCCTCGACCCCGCGCCCCTTCCCGGGCAGTTCCCCGGTTCCGCGGCCCCGCAGCACGGCCTCGCGACCGGCTGGACCCGGATGGCCGTCCTCGGCTGCTGCGCCGCGAGCGACGACGAACTGCGCGCCGGACTCGTCACCGCACGCGGCGGCGCCCTGCGGCACCTCACCTCATGGCCCGGCAGCTACCTCGTCGTCGTCCAGACCGCGGGCGGCACCCCCGGCCAGACCCGGGGCCGGACCACCGTCCTCGGCGACCTCGCGGGAGCCCGCCCCGTCTTCCACACCCCCTGGCAGGGCGGCACCGCCTACGCGACCGCCGCCCTCCCGCTCGCCGACCTCGTCGAGGCCCAGCTCGACATCGGCCATCTCGCCGCGCTGCTCGCCTGCCCCGAGACCCCCGAAGCCTTGGGCGACTCCACCCCGTACGAGGGGGTACGGCGCGTTCCGCCCGGCCACGCGCTGATCCTGCGCGAGGGCTCCCGGGAGATCACCGGGTACGAACCCGTCGCGTCGCTCGCCGTCGCGGGCCCGCGGATCGAGGCCGACCGCGCCGTCGACGGCATACGGGACGCGCTCCTCGACGCCGTGCGCGCCCGGCTGACCGCCCCCCGGCACGCGCCCCACGCCCTGCCGCCCGACCCCGGGCCGGTGCCCGGGATGGGCCCCGCGGACCGGCGCGCCCGGCGCGGCGCCCCCGCGCCAGGGATCGGCGCCGACCTCTCCGGAGGAAGCGCCTCCGGGACGCTCGCCCTGCTCGCCGCCGGGCTGCCCGGCCGCCCCGGCACCGTCATGGGCCACGGCACCGGCGCCGGGGAACGCCTGCTCGCCGTCACCTACAACGACCTCACCGACGAGGGCCGCGCGGCGGAGCTGGAACGGGCCCGCGCCATCGCCGACGACCCCCGGCTGCACCATGTCGTCGTCGCCGCGGGGGACGAGGGACTGCCCTACGCCGGTCTGGCGAACGCTCCGCTCACCGACGAGCCCGCCCCCTCCCTCGTCCTCGCCGAACGCCACCGCGGCCGGCTCGCGGCGGGCAGCGCCGACCACTTCAGCGGGGCGGGCGCCCGCCAGGTGCTGGACGCCCACCCGGCCCGGCTCGCGGACCTCCTGCTCGACCGCAGACGCCGCCATCTGCTGCGGCCCGTGGCGGCCCTGGCCCGCGCCGAGGGGACGTCACCGGGGTCGGTGTTCGTCCCGCTGACGGTCTACCGGGCCGCCCGGCGGCTCGCCCGCACGCCCTACCGCACCGGCCTGGAGACGGCGGCCGACCGGCTCGCCGAGGCCAACCGGCCCACCGGCCGCCCCTCGCTCGGCCCCGTCGACGCCTCCCTCGCGGCCCTGACCTGGTCGCGCCCCGGCCCGGCCGCGCGCTGGCTCACCGGCGAGGCCCTGGCCGAGGTGGCGGTCCGGCTCGCCGAGGCCGCCACCCGGCCCGTCGTCGTCCAGCGCCCGGGCGAGGCCCGGGCCAGGGCCGCCCTGCACCGCCACGCCGCCGGACAGCGCGTCCTGGAACAGGCGGCGGAGGTGCGCAGCCAGCGCGTGCACACCCCGTTCCTCGACAACCAGGTCGTCCGTGCCTGCCGCGACCTCCCCGAGTCCCTGCGGGTCCGGCCCGGCGCCCGCGCCGAGATCCTGCGGACGGTCCTCGGGGGCGCGGGGGTCCGGGCGCTGCCACCCGGCTGGGGGACGCCCACCCACACCTCGTCCGCGGAGACCGCCCGCAAGGGGCTGCGCGCCGCACTGCCCGAACTGATGGCCCTCTTCGACGTCCCGCTGCTGGCGGACGCCGGGCTCGTCGAGGCCCGCGTCGTCCGCAAGGCCCTGCGCGCCGCCTCCGAGGGCGAACCCCTCCCGCTCGACGGCCTCGCCGACCTGGTCGCCACCGAACTCTGGCTCCGCCGCCTCCTCTCCCGCCGCGGCACCTGCTGGACCGGCACCGCCGCCCCCCGCACCCGCGCCGTCGCCACCGGGGTCCCGCCCCGCCCCTCCCTGCGTTCCTGA
- the lhgO gene encoding L-2-hydroxyglutarate oxidase produces MVVGGGIVGLATAHALLRAAPGTRVTVLEKEATTAAHQTGRNSGVIHSGIYYRPGSLKARFAVRGAAEMVGFCAENDLPHRVTGKLIVATSRDELPRLHALVQRGRENGIPVRELGPAQITEYEPEVRGLAAIQVGTTGVCDFGAVAARLAVLVEKSGGRVDCGEEVTAVDRRAWGVAVRTATGRVLRARALVNCAGLHCDRVARLAGDDPEMRIVPFRGEYYELADPARVRGLVYPVPDPAFPFLGVHLTRGIDGGVHVGPNAVPAGAREGYRRSTVRPRELAWTLAWPGTWQMAREHWRYGAGELHRSLSKTAFTAAVRRLLPSVTEADLRPAPSGVRAQAVLRDGTLADDFLIKEAPRTVHVLNAPSPAATASLPIGREVAARVLRLL; encoded by the coding sequence CTGGTGGTCGGCGGTGGGATCGTCGGCCTGGCGACCGCCCACGCCCTCCTCCGCGCCGCTCCCGGCACCCGGGTGACCGTCCTGGAGAAGGAGGCCACCACGGCCGCCCACCAGACCGGGCGGAACAGCGGAGTGATCCACAGCGGGATCTACTACCGCCCCGGCTCGCTCAAGGCCCGGTTCGCGGTGCGGGGCGCCGCCGAGATGGTCGGGTTCTGCGCCGAGAACGACCTGCCGCACCGGGTCACCGGCAAGCTCATCGTCGCCACCTCACGGGACGAGCTGCCCCGGCTCCACGCCCTCGTCCAGCGCGGCCGGGAGAACGGCATCCCGGTGCGGGAGCTGGGCCCGGCGCAGATCACCGAGTACGAGCCGGAGGTGCGCGGGCTCGCGGCCATCCAGGTGGGGACGACCGGTGTGTGCGACTTCGGCGCGGTGGCCGCCCGGCTGGCGGTGCTGGTAGAGAAGTCCGGCGGCAGGGTCGACTGCGGCGAGGAGGTCACAGCCGTGGACCGCAGGGCGTGGGGCGTCGCGGTGCGCACCGCGACGGGGCGGGTCCTGCGGGCCAGGGCCCTGGTCAACTGCGCGGGGCTGCACTGCGACCGGGTGGCCCGGCTGGCGGGTGACGACCCGGAGATGCGGATCGTCCCCTTCCGGGGGGAGTACTACGAGCTGGCGGACCCCGCACGCGTCCGGGGGCTGGTCTATCCGGTGCCGGACCCGGCCTTCCCCTTCCTCGGCGTCCATCTGACCCGCGGCATCGACGGCGGTGTCCACGTCGGTCCGAACGCGGTGCCCGCGGGCGCCCGCGAGGGCTATCGGCGGTCGACGGTCCGGCCCCGGGAGCTGGCCTGGACGCTGGCCTGGCCCGGCACCTGGCAGATGGCCCGGGAGCACTGGCGGTACGGGGCCGGTGAGCTGCACCGTTCCCTGTCGAAGACGGCGTTCACGGCGGCGGTGCGCCGATTGCTGCCCTCAGTCACCGAGGCCGATCTGCGCCCGGCCCCGTCCGGGGTGCGGGCGCAGGCGGTGCTGCGGGACGGCACCCTGGCGGACGACTTCCTGATCAAGGAGGCCCCCCGTACGGTCCATGTGCTGAACGCGCCGTCCCCGGCGGCGACGGCGTCCCTGCCGATCGGGCGGGAGGTGGCGGCCCGGGTACTGCGGCTGCTCTGA
- the trmB gene encoding tRNA (guanosine(46)-N7)-methyltransferase TrmB, producing the protein MSELKNHTPAPAVRDRSEPRFPGGPIADPAGSHHERRIRSFQPRRSRVTTGQGDALQRLWPIWGIEIDGRETLDPGTMFGGLPVVLEIGFGMGEATARMAADDPGTGILAVDVHTPGQGNLLGLAERNGLSNVRVANGDAIILLREMLAPGSLDGMRIFFPDPWPKKRHHKRRLIQPEFLTLAARSLRPGAVLHCATDWEPYAEQMLQVLTDHPDFENTQEDGGYAPRPGFRPLTRFEGQGLDKGHVVHDLLFRRAADPAV; encoded by the coding sequence GTGTCCGAGCTGAAGAACCACACCCCCGCACCCGCCGTCCGCGACCGGAGCGAGCCCCGCTTCCCCGGAGGGCCCATCGCCGACCCCGCCGGTTCGCACCACGAGCGGCGCATCCGGAGCTTCCAGCCCCGGCGCAGCCGGGTCACCACCGGACAGGGCGACGCACTCCAGCGGCTCTGGCCGATCTGGGGCATCGAGATCGACGGCCGCGAGACCCTCGACCCCGGCACGATGTTCGGCGGACTGCCCGTCGTACTGGAGATCGGGTTCGGCATGGGCGAGGCCACCGCGCGGATGGCCGCCGACGACCCCGGCACCGGCATCCTCGCCGTGGACGTCCACACCCCGGGCCAGGGCAATCTGCTCGGCCTCGCCGAGCGGAACGGACTGTCCAACGTCCGGGTGGCCAACGGCGACGCGATCATCCTGCTGCGAGAGATGCTGGCGCCCGGCTCGCTGGACGGGATGCGGATCTTCTTCCCGGACCCCTGGCCGAAGAAGCGGCACCACAAGCGGCGGCTGATCCAGCCCGAGTTCCTGACGCTGGCGGCGCGGAGCCTGAGGCCGGGGGCCGTGCTGCACTGCGCCACCGACTGGGAGCCGTACGCGGAGCAGATGCTCCAGGTCCTCACGGACCACCCGGACTTCGAGAACACCCAGGAGGACGGCGGTTACGCGCCCCGTCCCGGGTTCCGGCCGCTGACCCGCTTCGAGGGACAGGGGCTCGACAAGGGGCATGTCGTGCACGACCTGCTGTTCCGCCGGGCGGCCGACCCCGCCGTCTGA
- a CDS encoding PrsW family intramembrane metalloprotease has protein sequence MSEPFPHHQQPRPAAPAPSARTGPDASAPAPGPTAGPAGPAVPAFRQDPRFDAVPERSRWRYKPRRVSRLWQSKAIRAGILITLLALCALVILALVREETGTEGFLVGLGLATLPVPLLIAAFRWLDRVEPGPWLNLIFSFAWGAFAAALIAILANTFATRWIATATADTTDAHSIGATVIAPVVEESAKAVAIALIFFFRRRDFNGIVDGVVIAGFTATGFAFTENILYLGNAFGEDQQLGYSGLPSVTAATFFVRIVMSPFAHPLFTVLAGIGFGMAAMAPRSRTTRRTLLPVLGVLLAMGVHALWNGSASYLGPLGFYAVYGMFMVPAFGLLTWLAIWSRQSELRTIAAELPKYAIAGWIAPAEPQALSSMKARTMARTAARHAHGPAAAHTVTEYQRFATSLAFLRHRAERGVEVPDFVAREQELLHHMWQRKAVASPALTYAARATGRVWVPPPYRDYETYNPYRA, from the coding sequence GTGTCCGAGCCGTTCCCGCACCACCAGCAGCCCCGTCCGGCGGCCCCCGCGCCCAGCGCGCGGACCGGTCCGGACGCCTCCGCGCCCGCGCCCGGGCCGACAGCAGGACCGGCGGGACCAGCGGTGCCCGCCTTCCGCCAGGACCCGAGGTTCGACGCCGTCCCGGAGCGCTCCCGCTGGCGCTACAAGCCCCGGCGGGTCTCCCGGCTCTGGCAGTCGAAGGCGATCAGAGCCGGAATCCTGATCACGCTGCTCGCCCTCTGCGCCCTGGTGATCCTCGCGCTGGTGCGGGAGGAGACCGGAACCGAGGGGTTCCTCGTCGGACTCGGACTCGCCACCCTGCCGGTGCCGCTGCTGATCGCCGCCTTCCGCTGGCTGGACCGGGTGGAGCCGGGCCCCTGGCTGAATCTGATCTTCTCCTTCGCCTGGGGCGCCTTCGCCGCCGCGCTGATCGCGATCCTGGCGAACACCTTCGCGACCCGCTGGATAGCCACGGCCACCGCCGACACCACCGACGCCCACTCCATCGGCGCCACGGTCATCGCACCGGTGGTGGAGGAGAGCGCCAAGGCGGTGGCCATCGCGTTGATCTTCTTCTTCCGGCGCAGGGACTTCAACGGGATCGTCGACGGGGTGGTGATCGCCGGATTCACCGCCACCGGTTTCGCGTTCACCGAGAACATCCTCTATCTGGGCAACGCCTTCGGCGAGGATCAGCAGCTCGGCTACTCGGGGCTGCCGTCGGTGACCGCCGCGACCTTCTTCGTCCGGATCGTGATGTCGCCGTTCGCGCATCCGCTCTTCACCGTGCTCGCCGGGATCGGCTTCGGCATGGCGGCCATGGCCCCGCGGTCGCGCACGACCCGCCGCACCCTGCTGCCGGTGCTCGGCGTCCTGCTCGCGATGGGTGTCCACGCCCTCTGGAACGGGTCGGCCTCGTATCTGGGCCCGCTCGGTTTCTACGCGGTGTACGGGATGTTCATGGTGCCCGCCTTCGGGCTGCTGACCTGGCTGGCGATCTGGTCCCGGCAGAGCGAGCTGCGGACGATAGCCGCCGAACTGCCGAAGTACGCGATCGCGGGGTGGATCGCCCCGGCTGAACCCCAGGCCCTGTCCTCGATGAAGGCGCGCACGATGGCCCGCACCGCCGCCCGGCACGCGCACGGCCCGGCCGCGGCGCACACGGTGACGGAGTACCAGCGGTTCGCGACCTCGCTGGCGTTTCTGCGGCACCGGGCCGAACGGGGGGTGGAGGTCCCGGACTTCGTCGCCCGTGAACAGGAGCTGCTGCACCACATGTGGCAGCGGAAGGCGGTGGCCTCCCCGGCGCTGACCTACGCCGCCCGGGCGACGGGCCGGGTCTGGGTACCGCCGCCGTACCGGGACTACGAGACCTACAACCCGTATCGCGCCTGA
- a CDS encoding M23 family metallopeptidase, producing the protein MASNSPAPENPFGSGVFSEDGAAASPGVWNPSAETVRPVRGRHRQRVLKQRGGIARSSTVLGVGVMAAVGAGGIATAQDKPAVSISLPDAKSLPGVGSLVSGDEGSTADENAPTAAMGLAAQQTGEQQTAAEALRSRILEQAEEQQSSADAAARAATELEAAEQAAAQAEKAERAAEAKAKKEAEAEAEAKRKAEEEAKAKAKAEEERKAEEERRARLANSFSLPTSSYVITSTYGQSGSMWSSGQHTGLDFAAAAGTPVKAVGSGTITAAGWAGPYGYRILLQLSDGTEILYAHLSSMTVGVGQQVSAGETIGRVGDSGNVTGNHLHLEVKTSGGAAVDPMAWLQNKGLAV; encoded by the coding sequence GTGGCGTCCAACAGCCCTGCCCCGGAAAACCCCTTCGGGTCCGGTGTCTTCAGCGAGGATGGGGCGGCTGCGTCCCCCGGTGTCTGGAACCCTTCCGCGGAAACGGTTCGCCCTGTGCGCGGCCGTCACCGTCAGCGGGTGCTGAAGCAGCGCGGCGGTATCGCCCGTAGCTCCACCGTGCTCGGTGTCGGCGTGATGGCGGCCGTCGGCGCGGGTGGCATCGCCACCGCCCAGGACAAGCCCGCCGTCTCGATCTCCCTCCCCGACGCCAAGTCCCTGCCCGGCGTCGGTTCGCTGGTCTCCGGCGACGAGGGGTCGACAGCGGACGAGAACGCTCCGACCGCCGCGATGGGACTCGCGGCCCAGCAGACCGGGGAGCAGCAGACCGCCGCCGAGGCGCTGCGCTCCCGGATCCTGGAGCAGGCCGAGGAGCAGCAGTCGAGCGCCGACGCCGCCGCCCGTGCCGCCACCGAGCTGGAGGCCGCCGAGCAGGCCGCCGCCCAGGCGGAGAAGGCCGAGCGCGCCGCCGAGGCGAAGGCGAAGAAGGAGGCCGAGGCGGAGGCCGAGGCCAAGCGGAAGGCCGAGGAAGAGGCGAAGGCCAAGGCGAAGGCCGAAGAAGAGCGGAAGGCGGAGGAGGAGCGCCGGGCCCGGCTCGCGAACAGCTTCTCGCTGCCCACCTCCAGCTATGTGATCACCTCCACCTATGGCCAGTCCGGCTCGATGTGGTCCTCCGGTCAGCACACCGGTCTGGACTTCGCGGCCGCGGCCGGCACCCCGGTCAAGGCGGTCGGCAGCGGCACCATCACGGCGGCGGGCTGGGCGGGCCCCTACGGCTACCGCATCCTGCTCCAGCTGTCGGACGGTACGGAGATCCTGTACGCCCACCTCTCCTCGATGACCGTCGGCGTCGGCCAGCAGGTGTCCGCGGGCGAGACGATCGGCCGGGTCGGCGACTCCGGCAATGTGACCGGCAACCACCTCCACCTGGAGGTCAAGACCTCCGGCGGTGCCGCTGTCGACCCGATGGCCTGGTTGCAGAACAAGGGCCTCGCTGTCTGA